One window from the genome of Planctomycetia bacterium encodes:
- a CDS encoding NADPH-dependent assimilatory sulfite reductase hemoprotein subunit: MAEKTAPSKVEEIKLASHHLRGSIPEQLSGGDDHFTEDNATLLKHHGTYQQDDRDVRGKDGKAYMFMVRSKIPGGRLTSDQLLAELDLGDELGNQTLRITTRQGLQLHGIRKTDLWKTIHRINEVQLSTLAACGDVQRNFMCCPAPHYQDSVHEEMHALAAKLADHFCPRTKAYHEIWVRDLESGEEHCAVGGSNGQTNGHAHEVEPIYGPTYLPRKFKTAVGLPGDNCVDLYANDLGLMAICENWRIIGYNVLVGGGFGRTPSAKKTFPAVAKRMAFITPDQAVDVATAIVKVQRDHGNRSDRKIARMKYLIHDWGLEKFKATVEEYYGAPLPDPHPQDVWGFDDHLGWHEQGDGRWYYGLNVENGRIKDEGEFRLKTALRKICGEFQPGIRLTSHQSILFTDIAPENKEAIETILRAHGIKLSHEISAVRRWSMACVAWPTCGLSITEAERALPGIIDQLEVELAKLGLSQEVFTIRMTGCPNGCARPYNSDVGIVGKAAGKYTIFIGGRLLGDRLNFIYKDMVPEVDLVPTLVTLLVYFKQDRQEKETFGDFCHRKGLEDLLGWSERFAPAAKPNEEAAV; this comes from the coding sequence ATGGCAGAAAAGACCGCTCCGAGCAAGGTGGAAGAGATCAAGTTGGCGAGTCACCATTTGCGCGGGTCGATTCCCGAGCAACTGAGTGGCGGCGACGATCATTTCACTGAAGACAACGCCACACTGCTCAAGCACCACGGCACCTACCAGCAGGACGATCGCGACGTCCGCGGTAAGGACGGCAAGGCCTATATGTTCATGGTGCGCTCGAAGATTCCTGGCGGGCGCCTGACGAGCGACCAACTGCTGGCCGAGCTGGATCTCGGTGACGAGTTGGGCAACCAGACGCTGCGCATCACCACGCGCCAAGGCTTGCAGCTGCACGGCATCCGCAAAACGGATCTGTGGAAGACGATCCACCGCATCAACGAGGTGCAGCTTTCCACGCTGGCCGCGTGCGGTGACGTACAACGCAACTTCATGTGCTGCCCCGCGCCACACTATCAAGACTCCGTGCATGAAGAAATGCACGCGCTGGCCGCGAAACTCGCCGATCACTTCTGCCCGCGCACGAAGGCGTACCACGAAATCTGGGTCCGCGACCTGGAGAGCGGCGAAGAACATTGCGCCGTCGGCGGATCGAACGGCCAGACCAACGGCCACGCGCACGAAGTGGAACCGATCTACGGGCCAACGTACTTGCCACGCAAGTTCAAGACCGCCGTCGGATTGCCCGGCGACAACTGCGTAGACCTCTATGCCAACGACCTGGGCTTAATGGCGATCTGCGAAAACTGGCGGATCATCGGCTACAACGTGCTCGTCGGCGGCGGCTTTGGCCGCACGCCGAGCGCGAAGAAAACATTTCCGGCCGTCGCCAAGCGAATGGCCTTCATTACGCCGGACCAGGCGGTCGACGTCGCCACGGCGATCGTAAAAGTCCAACGCGATCACGGCAATCGTTCCGATCGCAAGATCGCGCGGATGAAATATTTGATCCACGATTGGGGCCTCGAAAAGTTCAAGGCCACGGTCGAGGAATACTACGGCGCCCCGCTGCCCGACCCACATCCGCAGGACGTGTGGGGCTTCGACGATCACCTCGGCTGGCACGAACAAGGGGACGGCCGCTGGTATTACGGCCTGAACGTCGAGAACGGCCGCATCAAAGACGAAGGCGAGTTCCGGCTCAAAACGGCGCTGCGAAAAATCTGCGGCGAATTCCAGCCCGGCATTCGTCTCACGTCGCACCAGAGCATCCTGTTCACGGACATCGCGCCGGAAAACAAGGAAGCGATCGAGACCATCCTCCGCGCGCACGGGATCAAGCTCTCGCACGAGATCTCCGCGGTCCGCCGCTGGAGCATGGCCTGCGTCGCCTGGCCGACGTGCGGACTGTCAATCACCGAAGCCGAGCGCGCCTTGCCGGGCATCATCGATCAACTCGAAGTCGAACTGGCGAAACTCGGGCTGTCGCAAGAAGTCTTCACGATCCGCATGACCGGCTGCCCGAACGGTTGCGCGCGGCCGTACAACTCAGACGTCGGGATCGTCGGCAAAGCGGCCGGCAAATACACCATCTTCATCGGCGGCCGCCTGCTCGGCGACCGGCTGAACTTCATCTACAAAGACATGGTGCCGGAAGTAGACCTGGTGCCCACGCTGGTGACGCTGCTGGTGTACTTCAAACAAGACCGCCAAGAAAAAGAAACCTTCGGCGACTTCTGCCACCGCAAGGGGCTGGAGGATCTGCTGGGTTGGAGCGAGAGGTTCGCGCCCGCGGCGAAGCCGAACGAAGAGGCGGCAGTTTAG